From Geomonas agri, one genomic window encodes:
- the moaA gene encoding GTP 3',8-cyclase MoaA translates to MALIDTYGRRINYLRLSVTDRCNMRCCYCMPAQGVAKLGHKEMLSYEELYRVSAACVEQGIEKIRVTGGEPLVRKGLVDFLGRLSALPGLKELVLTTNGLLLEELAQPLKDAGVARLNISLDSLQPETFARVTRGADLNRVLAGIDAAQKAGFGPLKINMVVMRGVNDHEILDFAALTLEKPFTVRFIEYMPTLQDEEWGAQSMPGSEILSTIGERYPLLPLVSSEMAGPARNYKIQGAAGAIGIITPVSGHFCESCNRIRITATGRVRGCLFSEQGTELKPLLASEDPEALRQTLRSIVTQKPGRHHIAEEGSEQAVVNMSRIGG, encoded by the coding sequence ATGGCACTGATCGATACCTACGGCAGGCGGATCAACTACTTAAGACTCTCGGTCACCGACCGCTGCAACATGCGCTGCTGCTACTGCATGCCGGCGCAGGGGGTGGCGAAGCTCGGGCATAAAGAGATGCTGAGCTACGAGGAGCTGTACCGCGTCTCCGCCGCGTGCGTGGAGCAGGGGATAGAGAAGATCAGGGTAACCGGCGGGGAGCCGCTGGTACGGAAGGGGCTGGTCGATTTCCTGGGACGCCTTTCGGCGCTGCCGGGTCTGAAGGAACTCGTGCTGACCACCAATGGACTGCTGCTGGAAGAGTTGGCCCAGCCGCTCAAGGATGCCGGGGTCGCCAGGCTCAACATCAGCCTCGACTCCCTGCAGCCGGAAACCTTCGCCCGGGTTACCCGGGGTGCGGACCTGAACCGGGTGCTGGCCGGGATCGATGCGGCACAGAAGGCTGGCTTCGGTCCGCTCAAGATCAACATGGTGGTGATGCGCGGGGTGAACGATCACGAGATCTTGGACTTCGCGGCGCTGACCCTGGAGAAGCCGTTCACGGTTCGCTTTATAGAGTACATGCCGACCCTTCAGGACGAGGAGTGGGGCGCCCAGAGCATGCCGGGGAGCGAGATCCTCTCCACTATCGGCGAGCGGTATCCGCTGCTGCCTCTGGTCAGTTCGGAGATGGCGGGGCCGGCCAGGAACTACAAGATACAGGGGGCGGCGGGTGCCATCGGGATCATCACCCCGGTCTCCGGCCACTTCTGCGAGAGCTGCAACCGGATCAGGATCACGGCGACCGGCCGGGTGCGCGGCTGCCTCTTCTCGGAACAGGGCACGGAGCTGAAGCCGCTCCTGGCCAGCGAGGACCCCGAGGCGCTGCGGCAGACCCTGCGCAGCATCGTGACCCAGAAGCCGGGTAGGCACCATATCGCCGAGGAAGGATCTGAACAGGCGGTGGTCAATATGTCGAGGATTGGCGGTTAA